In Dyadobacter sp. CECT 9275, the following proteins share a genomic window:
- a CDS encoding LacI family DNA-binding transcriptional regulator: MEKEVTIYDIARIMSLSAATVSRALNNHPAINIKTRNAVTAKANELGYRSNTFASSLRRKSTKALGVIVPRLNSHFMSSVLAGMETVANKAGYNLLISQSLESVHHEKGNTRAMYNSRVDGLMVSVAYDTETFEHFDNFLKKGVPVLFFDRTIEVPGFPGIVIDNEKGGYDATMHLISQGCRKIMHVAGNLARNVYRGRYDGYRKALAEKGLEFAESLLIINDLSPESGGAVADYIDKMENKPDGIFLANDICAIGCMKALKQKSFAIPGDIAIAGFNNDPVSEVIEPNLTTINYPGRQMGEWAVSAMISHLNGSKPFDATQTMVLRSELLIRDPSLRNQI; this comes from the coding sequence ATGGAGAAGGAGGTAACCATTTATGATATTGCCCGGATCATGAGCCTTTCAGCAGCTACCGTCAGCCGTGCACTTAATAATCATCCTGCCATTAATATCAAAACCAGGAATGCCGTCACTGCAAAGGCGAATGAACTGGGATACCGTTCCAATACCTTTGCGAGTAGTCTCCGGAGAAAAAGTACAAAGGCACTTGGTGTTATTGTACCAAGGCTCAACAGTCATTTTATGTCGTCGGTACTGGCCGGGATGGAGACCGTTGCCAATAAGGCGGGCTACAACCTGCTGATCAGCCAGTCGCTGGAATCGGTACATCATGAAAAGGGTAATACCCGTGCCATGTACAACAGCCGAGTGGATGGATTGATGGTTTCGGTGGCGTATGATACCGAAACGTTTGAGCATTTTGATAATTTTCTGAAAAAAGGGGTGCCTGTTTTGTTCTTCGACCGTACTATTGAAGTACCGGGGTTTCCGGGGATTGTGATAGATAATGAAAAGGGAGGCTATGATGCAACGATGCACCTGATATCGCAGGGTTGCAGAAAGATTATGCACGTGGCCGGTAATCTTGCCAGAAATGTGTACCGGGGGCGCTATGACGGATACCGGAAAGCCCTGGCGGAAAAAGGGCTGGAATTTGCTGAATCTTTACTGATTATCAACGACCTTAGTCCGGAATCGGGAGGTGCGGTTGCTGATTATATTGATAAAATGGAAAATAAGCCGGACGGCATTTTTCTGGCCAATGATATCTGCGCCATTGGTTGCATGAAGGCGTTAAAACAGAAGAGTTTTGCCATTCCCGGAGATATTGCTATCGCAGGGTTTAACAATGACCCCGTATCCGAGGTAATTGAACCGAACCTGACTACCATCAACTACCCCGGAAGGCAGATGGGTGAGTGGGCCGTAAGCGCGATGATCAGCCATTTGAATGGTTCAAAACCCTTTGATGCAACCCAAACCATGGTGCTCCGGTCAGAGCTTTTGATCCGGGATCCCTCTTTAAGAAACCAAATCTGA